The window TATTTTCTTCAAAAGATATATCTTCAAATTTTAACTTTTTGTTGGTTTTATTTTTAATAACCTTATTGTTTCTAAACAAATTTCTGGTAAAAGGCACTCTGTAATCTGCTAAAACAAATCGTGGGATATTACATTTATATGCAGTTTCAAATTCAGAATGAGTAATTGATTTACCACCTTTTTTTAAAACACCAGACCCATAATCAGGACGAATAAACCCAACAAACACATCACAATCTTCTACACCATTCGTGCAATTCTTTAAATTTGATAATTTGCTGTTAAGCGGAAAACTGCCTTTGTGTGACATATATACATCATATCCCAAATTATCTAACAGCTCATAAATTCGATTTAAATCGCTTTCAAAATTATAAACCGAACTTGCAACGAATACTTTTATATGATTTCTTTTTTCTGCCATTACTTCTTACTTTTCTTTTTAGCTTTCTTTGCTTCTTGCTCTTTTGTCAACTTCTCCGCTTTTATTTTTTCTAAAAGCACAGATGCAGGTTCATAATCTTCTTCTTGTTTGCAGGCTCTTACTTCGGCTTCGCTCAGTAATCGCCCTTCAAAGGCTTTTTTAAGTATGCTTTGGCGTAGGGCTTTGGCTTTTTCAAGGCTTTCTGTTATGCTTTGCTCTACTTTGTCGCAAACGGATAAGCGGCTTTCAATTTCTTGGACTATTTGGTGTTGTTCGGGGATTGAGCAAACAGGAATAATCAAAGATGATAATTCGCCCGAATTAATATTATTTACACCACTTGTAGATTTAGCTTTTGCTTCAATTTGATTTCGCAGTTTAATAGAAGAAAGGCAATTTATTAGATATTTTGAACTTATATTTTTTTGAAATGGTCTTAATCTTATCAAATATCCTGCAAATAAAAAGTTTGTGTCAATGTCTCTAATTAATGCACATTTGCCTACGATACTTACGCTTCCATTAGACCGTATTGTTAAAATATCATTTTTTTGCAACTTATAGATATTTTTTTCTTCAATAGAAAATTCAGCATATTTTAAATCTAATGAATTAATTTTAAGGTCAATAATATTGGGTATTCTTAATACTCCATTTCCTTTATTTACATAATTGCATTTTTTTGAAGTTCCATATTTTGGTTCTTCGATTAATTCACCTTGTTTTATATACGTCCACCCCTCAGGCAACCTCGGTAACTCATTCAACTCATCTTCTGTCAAAGGCGGTAATTCTTTAATTGCTTTTGGCTTCGTTGGCTTCTTCCCCTCTTTGCCA of the Bacteroidota bacterium genome contains:
- a CDS encoding DUF4062 domain-containing protein, coding for MAEKRNHIKVFVASSVYNFESDLNRIYELLDNLGYDVYMSHKGSFPLNSKLSNLKNCTNGVEDCDVFVGFIRPDYGSGVLKKGGKSITHSEFETAYKCNIPRFVLADYRVPFTRNLFRNNKVIKNKTNKKLKFEDISFEENKVMDTRCVNMYNEAIKDKEKPASIRTGNWVQSYIGINDIVLHLESQFKYPERITKLINNSN
- a CDS encoding restriction endonuclease subunit S, with product IKDKGYARHYQHIEKEFLSLAPLPIQRAIVSKIETLFSDLDNGIANLKKAQEQLKIYRQAVLKKAFEGELTKEWREKQSNLPTAEELLKQIKEERQNHYNQQIEDWKKAVKEWEKNGKEGKKPTKPKAIKELPPLTEDELNELPRLPEGWTYIKQGELIEEPKYGTSKKCNYVNKGNGVLRIPNIIDLKINSLDLKYAEFSIEEKNIYKLQKNDILTIRSNGSVSIVGKCALIRDIDTNFLFAGYLIRLRPFQKNISSKYLINCLSSIKLRNQIEAKAKSTSGVNNINSGELSSLIIPVCSIPEQHQIVQEIESRLSVCDKVEQSITESLEKAKALRQSILKKAFEGRLLSEAEVRACKQEEDYEPASVLLEKIKAEKLTKEQEAKKAKKKSKK